In a single window of the Methylophaga frappieri genome:
- a CDS encoding MBL fold metallo-hydrolase, whose protein sequence is MQVECFTVGAFRVNTYLVTDVQTGLSAIIDTGESVELIEQLQLRQPQPHISMILLTHGHLDHAGALPLLQQHYPVPTYLPRLEQPMFATLPKQGDWFGEPAFNRHCGQIDHYLDDGDTIMLGKTQLRFISTPGHTPGQGCYYDDQDIFVGDTLFAGSIGRYDLPMGDAELTQQSLTKLLRLPGHLRVHSGHGPVTTLAQELKSNPYLQFLR, encoded by the coding sequence ATGCAGGTAGAGTGCTTTACGGTAGGTGCTTTTCGCGTAAACACCTACTTGGTTACGGATGTGCAAACGGGCTTATCGGCTATTATTGATACCGGTGAGTCCGTTGAGCTTATCGAGCAACTTCAACTCCGCCAACCCCAGCCGCATATCAGCATGATTTTATTAACGCATGGGCATCTCGATCATGCGGGGGCCTTACCACTGCTGCAACAGCATTATCCTGTTCCAACTTACTTACCACGACTTGAACAGCCAATGTTTGCCACCTTACCCAAACAAGGCGATTGGTTTGGTGAACCGGCTTTCAATCGCCATTGCGGTCAAATTGACCATTACCTGGATGATGGCGATACCATCATGTTAGGAAAAACACAGTTAAGATTTATTTCCACGCCGGGTCATACGCCGGGTCAGGGTTGTTATTATGATGACCAGGATATATTTGTCGGCGATACGCTGTTTGCTGGCAGTATAGGGCGCTACGATTTACCAATGGGGGATGCGGAGCTCACGCAACAAAGCTTGACAAAGCTGTTGCGGTTGCCGGGTCATTTGCGGGTTCATAGCGGTCATGGTCCAGTGACGACGCTGGCGCAGGAATTAAAATCTAATCCTTATCTGCAATTTCTAAGGTGA
- the fur gene encoding ferric iron uptake transcriptional regulator: MESQDLRKAGLKVTLPRLKVLEILETSPQRHLSAEDVYKALLEMGEEIGLATVYRVLTQFEGAGLVSRLNIDGGHAVFELEDGEHHDHLFCVKCNRIIEFYDEVIEERQKAIAKANGFEMTDHSLYIYGFCNRDDCEKDR; encoded by the coding sequence ATGGAAAGTCAGGATCTAAGAAAAGCAGGTTTAAAGGTGACATTACCCAGGCTGAAAGTCCTGGAAATACTGGAAACGTCGCCCCAGAGACATCTGAGTGCGGAGGATGTTTACAAAGCACTGCTGGAAATGGGAGAAGAAATTGGTTTAGCAACGGTTTACCGCGTGCTTACCCAATTTGAGGGCGCGGGTCTGGTTTCGCGTTTAAATATTGATGGTGGGCATGCGGTTTTCGAATTAGAAGACGGTGAACATCACGACCATTTGTTTTGTGTTAAATGTAATCGAATCATCGAGTTTTATGATGAAGTTATTGAGGAGCGACAAAAAGCGATTGCCAAGGCCAATGGTTTTGAAATGACAGATCACAGCCTTTACATTTATGGTTTTTGTAATCGGGATGATTGCGAAAAGGACCGTTAA
- the recN gene encoding DNA repair protein RecN, with protein MLMSLVVRNLAVVEDISLTFLPGMTSLTGETGAGKSMVVDALGLVLGDRADSNMIRQDTERAEIEASFDTANNLALQTWLQDNELDEDGLCQLRRTISRDGRSKGYINGRQVPLQQLKAVGELTLEIHGQHAHQSLLKHETQRDLLDIIADNKTLLKQLREQYRQWHQAQQALDIAKQQAQENTARSELLQYQVDELAAFELTDAVIAELTRQQQQFANASKLLQSSDSALQQLYDQETGSAYDVIGNSLRELDKLQNIEPKFTAIIETLNNALIQIDDAVSNLRHYLDHSELDAGQQDEIEEKLSLLHDLARKHHIEIEQLPAHFNQLNDALSALQQEQHNISIIQQQSDEAHQRCVALSEQIRTRRQSVVSTLNQQLTSAIQKLAIPAGKIEFVVSPYVEDKFSEHGADQVQIRVATNPGQSAGELAKIASGGELARISLAIQVATAGQRTVPTLIFDEVDVGIGGGVAEIVGQHLRTLAGSQQVICVTHLPQVAAQAHQQLQVSKKVTEQNTHIEIHQLNNKQRIEEIARMLGGMKLTETTLLHAEEMLSMGQKN; from the coding sequence ATGCTGATGAGTCTCGTTGTTCGCAACCTTGCTGTTGTTGAAGATATTTCGCTGACCTTTTTGCCAGGAATGACATCACTGACTGGTGAAACTGGGGCGGGTAAATCAATGGTGGTCGATGCGCTGGGCCTGGTACTCGGCGATCGGGCAGACTCCAACATGATTCGCCAAGACACTGAACGGGCTGAAATTGAAGCCAGTTTTGACACGGCGAATAATCTGGCATTACAAACTTGGCTACAAGACAATGAGTTGGACGAAGACGGGCTATGCCAGCTTCGCCGCACCATCAGTCGTGATGGTCGATCCAAAGGCTATATTAATGGCCGACAAGTTCCTTTGCAGCAACTCAAAGCAGTGGGTGAACTGACACTGGAAATTCATGGCCAGCACGCCCATCAAAGCTTGCTCAAGCACGAGACGCAGCGAGATCTGCTTGATATTATTGCTGACAACAAAACGCTACTCAAACAACTGCGTGAACAGTACCGCCAATGGCATCAGGCCCAACAAGCCCTGGACATCGCCAAACAACAAGCACAGGAAAATACCGCGCGCAGCGAACTCCTTCAGTATCAGGTCGATGAGTTAGCTGCTTTTGAACTAACCGATGCCGTTATTGCGGAGTTAACCAGACAGCAACAGCAATTCGCCAATGCCAGTAAATTGCTGCAGAGCAGTGACTCTGCCTTGCAACAACTCTACGATCAGGAAACCGGATCGGCTTACGATGTAATCGGAAATAGTTTACGTGAGCTCGACAAACTTCAGAACATCGAGCCCAAATTTACCGCGATTATTGAAACGTTGAATAATGCGCTGATTCAAATTGATGATGCGGTCAGCAACTTGCGGCACTATTTGGACCACAGTGAACTGGATGCCGGTCAACAGGACGAAATTGAGGAAAAACTTTCGCTTCTGCACGACCTGGCCAGAAAACATCATATTGAAATAGAACAGCTTCCCGCGCACTTCAATCAGCTCAACGACGCGCTTTCAGCGCTGCAGCAAGAACAGCATAATATCAGTATTATCCAACAACAATCTGATGAAGCTCATCAGCGCTGTGTGGCCTTGTCTGAACAAATCAGAACGCGGCGTCAGTCTGTCGTTTCCACATTAAATCAGCAACTTACCAGCGCCATTCAAAAGTTAGCTATCCCGGCAGGAAAAATTGAATTTGTTGTCTCGCCCTACGTAGAAGACAAATTTAGTGAACATGGTGCGGATCAAGTTCAAATTCGCGTCGCCACGAATCCGGGCCAGTCTGCCGGTGAACTCGCGAAAATTGCATCGGGTGGTGAGCTGGCCCGCATCAGTCTGGCGATTCAAGTCGCCACGGCGGGACAACGTACCGTACCCACCCTGATATTCGACGAAGTTGATGTCGGTATTGGCGGCGGTGTTGCAGAAATTGTAGGCCAACATCTGCGCACCCTTGCAGGCTCACAACAAGTGATTTGCGTTACCCACTTACCGCAAGTTGCGGCGCAAGCACATCAACAATTACAAGTCAGCAAAAAAGTAACAGAGCAAAACACGCATATTGAGATTCATCAACTTAACAACAAACAACGAATTGAGGAAATCGCCCGAATGCTGGGCGGGATGAAATTAACAGAAACCACCTTGTTGCACGCTGAGGAAATGCTCTCTATGGGCCAGAAAAATTAA
- a CDS encoding carbonic anhydrase — protein sequence MAKTEALISGFQRFKQRYFGDNQGLYDSMKTGQPAKILMIACSDSRVDPAILTDCDPGDLFIVRNVANLVPPREDDGHYHGTSAALEFAVDHLQVENIIVMGHANCGGIRALWQHDGNHNASQFIHRWVSIAESAKNWVRLHHANESESTCLQACEQQGVLVSLENLLTFENVRKRVESGQLKLHGWYFDLTAGELKCYNPATQRFEQAVA from the coding sequence ATGGCCAAAACAGAAGCACTCATTAGCGGTTTTCAACGGTTCAAACAACGTTATTTTGGCGATAACCAAGGTCTTTATGACAGTATGAAGACGGGGCAGCCCGCAAAAATTCTGATGATAGCCTGTAGTGATTCACGAGTTGATCCGGCTATTTTGACGGACTGCGATCCGGGGGATTTATTTATTGTGCGTAATGTTGCCAACCTGGTACCGCCCCGGGAAGATGATGGTCATTATCATGGCACCAGCGCTGCGCTTGAGTTCGCGGTTGATCACCTGCAGGTAGAGAATATTATTGTGATGGGGCATGCCAATTGTGGCGGTATTCGTGCGCTTTGGCAGCATGACGGAAATCATAATGCTTCCCAATTTATCCATCGTTGGGTGTCCATTGCGGAGTCAGCAAAAAACTGGGTCAGATTACACCATGCAAACGAGTCTGAAAGCACTTGTTTACAGGCCTGTGAGCAACAGGGCGTTCTGGTGTCTCTTGAGAATCTGCTTACTTTTGAAAATGTTCGAAAAAGAGTCGAGTCAGGTCAGTTAAAGCTGCATGGCTGGTATTTTGATCTGACTGCGGGTGAGTTAAAGTGTTACAACCCCGCAACGCAGCGATTTGAACAAGCCGTCGCTTAA
- a CDS encoding outer membrane protein assembly factor BamE — MKSLIIYSLSAVFLFLGACSKDKIPGVYRIDIQQGNDVTQEMLAKLEPGMSKSQVNFVMGTPVLIDTFHPDRWDYIYSYQPGNGNRQQRRVTLFFEDDKLLYIDGNTRVVEQIQMVEEERSDTNVVVPLTEPETSFFGSLLNLIGLGDDEAEFMETDTTEVDPALESQAESLPTTSQTNTSDNASPADLDTLE, encoded by the coding sequence ATGAAAAGCCTCATCATTTATAGCCTTTCCGCCGTATTCCTGTTTTTGGGTGCATGTAGCAAAGACAAAATCCCGGGCGTTTATCGTATTGATATTCAGCAGGGTAACGATGTTACTCAAGAAATGCTGGCCAAACTTGAACCCGGCATGTCCAAAAGTCAAGTCAACTTTGTGATGGGAACACCGGTATTAATTGACACCTTCCACCCAGACCGTTGGGACTATATCTACAGCTACCAGCCTGGCAATGGCAATCGTCAACAACGACGCGTCACCCTGTTTTTTGAAGACGATAAACTTCTTTACATTGATGGCAACACGCGCGTTGTCGAACAAATTCAAATGGTTGAGGAAGAACGCAGCGACACCAATGTCGTCGTTCCTCTGACCGAACCAGAAACCAGCTTTTTTGGCAGTCTGCTGAATTTAATTGGTCTTGGTGACGACGAAGCAGAATTCATGGAAACCGATACGACTGAGGTTGACCCAGCCCTTGAATCTCAAGCAGAGTCGTTACCCACCACCTCGCAAACCAATACCAGTGATAATGCCTCACCAGCAGATTTAGATACCTTGGAGTGA